The Pseudoxanthomonas sp. genome segment GCCATACGTCACCTCCTCAGGTTGTTTGCCCGGGCCATAACGCAAAACGGCCCGGAACTCACGTTCCGGACCGCCGTCGGTCCTGATGCGCGGCTCGCGCCGCGGGCGGGTCGTCCCGCCATGTGTAGTGGACAGACTAGCGCAGTTCATCCGAACCGGATGTAACCCGCGCCCGCCGCCAACCCCTCATTCCGGCAGGTTGCGCCCGTGGTACAGCTCTTCGATCTCCCGCTTCAGGCGCGCCTCGATCTTCATGCGCTCCTTGAACGACAGGTTCTTGGCCTTTTCCTCGAACAGGTAGTTGTCCAGGTCGAACTCCTTCAGGTGCATCTTCGTGTGGAAGATGTTTTCCTGGTAGACGTTCACGTCGAGCATCTCGTAGCGCGACTTGATGTTCTTGGCCAGGAAGTCCTGGATCGAATTGATCTTGTGGTCGATGTAGTGCTTCTTGCCCTTCACGTCACGGGTGAAGCCGCGCACCCGGTAATCCATGATGACGATGTCGGATTCCAGGCTTTCGATCAGGTAGTTCAGGGCCTTCAGCGGCGAAATCACGCCGCAGGTGGCCACGTCGATGTCCGCGCGGAAGGTCGCAATGCCGTTGTCCGGATGGGTTTCCGGGTACGTGTGCACCGTGATGTGCGACTTGTCCATATGCGCGACCACCGCATCGGAGATGATCTCCTTGCCCGCATCCTTCTTGTCGATCACCGGCTCCTCGGAAATGAGGATCGTCACCGACGCACCCTGCGGGTCGTAGTCCTGGCGGGCCACGTTCAGGATGTTGGCGCCAATGATCTCCGCCACATCCGTCAGGATCTGGGTCAGGCGATCGGCGTTGTATTCCTCGTCGATGTACTCGATGTAGCGGCGGCGCTCGTCTTCGGACGAGGCATAGCACACGTCGTAGATGTTGAAGCTCAGCGCCTTGGTCAGGTTGTTGAAGCCTTGCAGACGCAGGCGAGGCAGGGGTTTTACCACGGCGGTGGTCCCTCGTGGGGGAGGCGGATGAGGGGGCGGATTATGCGCCATACGGGGTGACAGTGAAATGTCCGGCCCCCGCCCGTCGGCATACCGTCACATACTGGCCCGGCGCTTGCATGGCCTGCGTTTGCCGTCGGCTACGTATTCGGACTAAGCTTCCTGAATTACACGCCGTGACCACCATGAGCCCAGGCATCCCCCTAGTAGCCCCCGCTCGTACCGCCGCCAGCCCGCTGACGCCGGACAACGCCACGCTTGAGCGCTTCCTGGCCCACAGCCACCGGCGCCGATATCCGGCCCGCGCCGACGTGTTCCGACCGGGCGATCCGGCGGGCACGCTCTATTACGTGGTCAGCGGCTCGGTCAGCATCATCACCGAGGAAGACGACGACCGCGAACTGGTCCTCGGCTATTTCGGCTCCGGCGAATTCGTCGGCGAAATGGGCCTGTTCATCGAATCCGACCGCCGCGAGGTGATCCTGCGCACCCGCACCCAGTGCGAGCTCGCGGAAGTCAGCTACGAGCGCCTGCACCAGCTGTTCCTGGGCACGCTGTCCGCTGACGCTCCGAAGCTGCTGTACGCCATCGGCGCGCAGCTGTCCCGGCGTCTGCTGGACACCAGCCGCAAGGCCAGTCGCCTGGCGTTCCTGGACGTCACCGACCGCATCATCCGCACCCTGCACGACCTGGCCCGCGAGCCCGAGGCGATGAGCCATCCGCAGGGCACCCAGCTGCGCGTGTCCCGGCAGGAGCTCGCACGCCTGGTGGGCTGTTCGCGCGAAATGGCCGGCCGCGTGCTGAAGAAACTGCAGGCCGACGGCGCACTGCACGCACGCGGCAAGACCGTCGTGCTGTACGGCACCCGCTGACCTCAACCGCCCAGGCAGGCCGCCGAGCGGCCGCCTGCCCGCTATGTACCGTGCCAGGTCTGCGGACTTCCCGGCCAGGCCCTGCACCGGAAGTGGAACCCTCCTGCCTCCTGCCTCGTGCCCGCGCTCCGCGCACGAGGCCTGCGACAGGCGGCACTCGCTCTGCATGAAATCTCTGGGCGGGCGTGTGGCAGGATTCAGGGCACGCTCGCCCCCCTGCCCTTCTTCCAGGTTAACGCTCAGCGCGCGATATCGAGCGGCGCCTGCGTCCGTTGTTCAACGGTCGGGCCCGCAGTGCGTTGCGGCGACCCCAGCCCCTGCTGGTGCGCATCCACGCGGGCATGCCACGCCTGACCGATGGCGGACGCCTGCAAGTCCTGTTGCGCCGTCTGCAACGCCGCCGGGTTTCCATCACGCGCTGCCGCCAGCAGACGTTCGATCTCCGGGCTCGGCTGCCACGCACCGGACACCGTCGAGGTGACCGAAGACACGGGCAGCGCGGGCGGCGTGCTGGCCGGACGATCACGCGCCTCCCGTGCTGCCGGCTCACCCGGCGCCAGCGGTCCCCGAACGCGGTCGATACCGTCCAGCACCAGGCCCAACGGGCCTCGCGACGCCAGCGTGACGCCACGACGCAGATCGCCTACGTCGTCCCGGTAGTCGGCAATGATGCCGCGATGATCCTCGGCAAGCCGTCGCGCCTGCGGGTCGGCAAGCGCGGAGCGGTCGGCACGGCCTTCGCCATCTACCGGCAGGAAGTTGTGCATGCTGTGCGAGTCGGCGGACACCACCGATGCGGTCAGCGGCATGTCCCGCTGCAGCAGGTCGCGCAGCATGTTGTCGTGATAGCCGGTGCGATGGAGGGTCTCGATCTCCTGCGCGGTGGCGTAGACGCGCAACTGCCCGTAGTGGGGACTGGCGGAACTCACCGCGTCGACGGCCATGACGTGATTGGTCACGCGATCGCCGCCTTCCGGAATGCGCAGGTCCAGGCTGGCCGCGCCATAGGCATTGAAGGTGTCTCCCCTCAGGTCGAAGTAGTGCGCCGACACCTGCGCCAGCGTGCCGCCGAGAGAGTGCCCGGTCACGGTCACCTCCGGTGCCGTCCTGCCCGGCTCGCGGCCCTGCCGTTCCGCGTACTCGATCGCGCGACGCGTCAGCTCCACCGCATCCCCGGCCTGGCTGTTGGTGCGCGCGAACACCATGCCGCCGTCGGCGATCACACCGTCGAGGAACGCCTCACGGCCGAACTCGGTGCCGCGATGGGCCGCGACCACCGCGCCACTGGTTTCATGCTGGTAGATGGTGCCCTGGTACCCGGTGCGAGGATTGTCCACATGGTCGATCACGCGGTAGCGCTCGCCTCCGATCACCACGTCCTTGTTGAGCAGATCCTGCATCTGCCCGCCACGGTCGTAGCTGTGGTCCGCAAGATAGGCGTACTGCTGCGGGGTGAGTCCCATGGTCACGCCTCCTTCGCAGTCAACACGATGCTGAAGAACGCATCACGCTGGTCGGCCGGTACCTTCTGCAGATCCGGCTGGCCGTAGTCGGGGTAGCTGTCCGCACCCGGCTCGCGCGGATAACGCGCCTTCCAGTAGTGGATCGTCTTGGGCGCGCCCTTCGGCACCTCGTCGCCATTGAGCTTGGCCACGAACCGGGTATCGCCCTCCGCGCCCGGAGCGCGCAGCTGCACCTGGGCCTGCACCAGCTGCCAGCGGCATACGCCGCGCCCGTGATAATCGGCGTCCAGCATGCCGTCGACATGGAACACGCCGGCGTACTCGCTGTCGGAGACGCGCTGCAGGCGCACCGGGATGTCGTGCGTCGGCACGGCCGAGGTATGACCTCCCGGATTATCCTTCGGTGGCGGCAGGCACTCGGGATTGGCGACGTCGTACTGTGCCGCGCTGGAGGCGATCTCCAGGGGGCCGGGAGCCCCCTCGATGCGTAGCGTCAGACGATAGGCCTGGCGCGGAGCGGGATTCTCGGTGAAGGTCGGCGAACTGGTCTGACTGTTCATGGCACCGCTGCAGGCTGTGGGGGAAACAAGAAGGAGAAGGAAGGCCGTCGTCAACGCCTTACTTCGTCCATCCGGCAAGTGATTCATCTTCATTCTCCTCGAATCGCATCGACGACTGACGCCGCCCTAGCGTTACCGGCTGCACGCCCAGATGGAACCAGAGCGGCGTCCGCATCCACCTTGACCATGGAAAACCGCACTGAGGGAGGGGCGCAGGCGTCCACGCTGTCCGGCGCCCCACCCGACTCAACGGGCCTGACCCGTCGGGTCGCGGCCCGTGACGGACGGTTCGATCGTGGGCGATTCCTTCCGCCACGCTTCGGCGGCAGGTGTTTTCAGGTATTCGTCCAGCGCCTGCCGCATGGCACGGTCGTCGCCGCCATGCATCGCCGCGAACATGCGATCCACGAACGAGCGCTGTGCGTCCTCGCTGCGCGCCTGCGGCACGACGCCCGCCGCCGCGGGATCGCGCGCCGTCCCGTGCGTGGCGGCGCTCAAGGCCTCGCGGGAGCGATCGCCGTACTCGCCATCCACCTTCAGACCACGATCGGCCTGGAACGCACGCAGCGCGTGCTCCGTCTGCGGCCCGAACCTGCCCGAGATCGTCTCCAGCGGCCTGCCATCGGCGCCCCGGTAACCGAGCTGGTTGAGCTGCTGTTGCAGTTCGCGCACCGCGGCCCCCGACGCGCCGTCGCGCAGCACCTCGGTCGCGGTCGGACGCGCGGGTATGGCGGCATCGCGCTCGGCACCGCGCAACAGCGGCAAGGGATCGACCTGACGTCCATTGCGCCACATCTCGAAATGCAGATGGGTATCGCCCTGGGCCGGCGTATTGCCGGTGCGGCCGATGGTGCCGATCTGTTGCCCGGCCTCCACGCGCTGCCCGTTGCGCACACCGAATTCATCGAGATGGAAGTACTTGGTGAGCGAACCATCGTCGTGCCGCACATGCACGGTATTCCCGGCCGCCTCGTTGTTCGGACGCACCACCACGGTACCGCCCGCGACGGCCACCACCGGATCGCCGACATTGCCCTCGATGTCGATGCCGCCATGGCGCCGCCCACCGCTGCGTGGCGTACCGAACTCGCCCCGGCCCTCGCGCGGCTTGTCGGCCTGGTTGATCTCGTGGTTGCCGGGCGTCGGCCATACCAATCCGCCTTCGCGCGTTTGCGCTTCCACAGGTTGGGCGCGGTTGCGCTCCCGTTCCGGCAACGCGAGCTGCTGCGCGATGGCGTCGCGCGTGCACGCATCGGCGTTGCCGGTGGCTTCCAGCTGATTTGCCGTCTGGAAGGCGCGGACGGCCTCCTGCGTCCTGCCGCCGTAGATACCCGAGCGCGTCTCCAGTTCCGCGCCCTGGCCATCACGGAATCCAAGCTGGTTCAGCGACGTCTGCAAGGCGCGCACCTCTTCGCCCCGCTCGCCGCTCTGCAGCACGCCATCGGCCAGCGGTGAAGCACGCTCGCGCACGGCCGCATCGGGCTGGCTGGCGTGGATGCCGCGATCGGGAATGCTGATGGCAGCGTACTTGCCATTCCAGTACTGCGAAAAGGCCGTGGCCAGTTCACGATCGTCCAGCCCACGCAGCTCGTCGGTCGTATGGCCCGTCAGCCGCTCGACATCGCGCGCACTGATGTTGTTGAGAATGTTGCGACGCGTATCGTCGCGAGTGAACTCACCCGTGGCGATCGCACTCTGGATGGAGGCGTAGCCTGCCGCGCCCTGCTGGTGGGCCAGATACAGGTCTAGGCCGCTGGGCGCTTCCTGCCCGGACAGGAAATCATGTCCGCTGCGCGATTGACGACGCGTGATGTCGGCGAGATTGTCGCGATAAAGCTCCGCTGCAGCGCGTGTGCTCTCCGCTGGATCGAACTCGCGACCAGCGATGCCGTACTGGGCCGCAGTGCCCGGCATGAACTGGAACAACCCCTTTGCACCACTGGGGTTGCTCGCATCGGGGTTGAAGCGGCCGCCCGTCTCGATGTAGGCGAATCGCAAGAAATCTTCGCGCGGGATCCCGCTTTCCTGCGCTTGCCTCTCGATGATGTCGAGAATTTGCTCACGTGTGTACTGACTGGCCATCGTTGGCTCCTTTGCTGAGGTACGCGACCCAGGGTCGCTGGACGTCAACCGGACCCCTCCATGGGCCTGCTACAAGTCGGTCAACTATGAGTCGGCTTACTTTTCGTAGCGTTGTTTCACTTCGTCGAAGGTATAGACCACAGTGTCTGCTTCCGTCATCTCGCGAACCTTTCCGGGCGCGGCGATGGTGGTTCCCTTCGAGATAACCTTGAGATCAGGGAGGCCCGCACCCGCCTGCTCGAATGCGAGCGTCCCACTGCTTGCGGCACAAGTCATCACCTCTCCGCCATCGCACGCATCACTGTTGTCGTAGCTGACGGGGATGCTCCCGAGGTAGCCCCATTGCCTGAATTCAAGTGCGTCCACGTTGTCAGGATCGAACAGAAGCAAGGCAAACATGCGCACGTCCGTGCCGTTCACGAAATCCCAGGTCGGTACGGCCAGCAGATAACGGCCATCGCCGGTGGTGAAAGACTGAGCCTTTCGCGACTCATCGATCTGCTCCGCCCGCCCCATCCTGCCGAACTCGCCGACATAACCGTCCGTGTCGGGCTTGGACCACTGGGACTTGCCATCTTTCTCGACGCGCGTGAACGTCGCCTGCGAGATGGCGACATGCTCGGGATCCATCATCCCGTTGTCGCCCTCTGGACCCTCGCCCACGCTTCTGGTGCCGAAGCCGGTGAAGTAGTGCTTTCCGTTCAACTCGAACGCGTGGCCGTACCAGTAGCTGACGGTGGCGCCGCCGTCGACCTTGTAGCTGACGGCGCCATCACCGTCGCGCTGGTAGATGAAGTACAACACGCTGTCCGCCGAGGGCGGTTTCAGCTCCGACATGTCGTGCCCCTTTTTCTCTGCTTGGACATCCTGATTGGCCGCGTCTGCCACGCGTGCGGTCTGCGTGTCGCACCCGCCACCAAGCAGCGCTGTCACGACGAGAAGGGATTGGAGGACGTGCTTCATGAATTTCGGCCTCGTATGCGATGCCTCGGCATCATTATCTGAATCGACAATACTCAACCCATGACACTGATCGAAGCAAGCTTATCAACTCCGAAAGGGCTCCACATCGATCACTCGTGGATCAGAACCGGGGCAGTGCAGTTCGTGTAGTTCACTTGGCAGGAGCTTCCTCCATTCTTGCTCGAGCAAATCTCAAGGGCCCTCCTGGAAGCGTCGTCAATGGTCGGCGCAGACTGAACTACAGACATTGGCGAGTTGACGGCATCAACCGGATCAGCCACCGCCGCACAACTATTCTTGTAAGTAAAGATCAACTTGCATTCCGAGCCACCGATCGCCTTGCACTTTCCCACCGCTTCGCGGCGAGCGTCCCTGCGACTGAAGTGCCCCGTTGATGTGCCGACTTTCCCGGCAGCGGTATCCTCTGCCAACGCCCCCCATGTCGCCTTCCAACGCGTATAGACCTTTCCTGCAGGAAGATCCCACCCGCCTCCTCCGCTCCCACCCGGACCGCAACGTGGATCGCCAGGTCCTACGCCCTGTGGACACGCGGTCTGCGCATAAGAAGCGACCGACAGCACTAGCAAGGCAAGAAAGACTGTTGCGCGCATCATGGTTTTTCAGAAAAAGCAATTGGATGTAGGGGCGACACTAGAGTACGGCGAATGATTCATCGGCATGACCGTGAGATCGATAGTCCAATCTTGAACAAGGAAGCCCCCAGCGATGCCCATCCATACTTGTTCTTGGTAGATCGAGATTGATTGCCTGAGAGGCTCACTTGTATACATGCGACTTGCGCAAACGCAGCCACTGGCACTGATGGGAGCACATCGCGTTCTGCAATCGAAACAGACATGCCTTGATTTGCTTTCACCCTCGGGGGGTCTGGTGTCAATGGAAGCGAGTCGGTCAGCCAGGAGATCGTGCATATCGATCACTCATGAATCAGGACCGGTGCGGTGCACTGCTGGTAACCTATTTGACAGGTACGACCTCCATTTCTACGTGAGCAGCCCTCGATAGCGAGCTTGGATGCGACCTCGATAGTCGGCGCGCTCTGATAGGTCGGTGCTGATGGCACCTTGAGATCATCAACCACTTCAGCCACCACCGCGCAACTGTTTTTGTGGGTGAAGATGAACTTGCATTCCAAGCCCCCCATCGCCTTGCATTTCGCGA includes the following:
- the speD gene encoding adenosylmethionine decarboxylase yields the protein MVKPLPRLRLQGFNNLTKALSFNIYDVCYASSEDERRRYIEYIDEEYNADRLTQILTDVAEIIGANILNVARQDYDPQGASVTILISEEPVIDKKDAGKEIISDAVVAHMDKSHITVHTYPETHPDNGIATFRADIDVATCGVISPLKALNYLIESLESDIVIMDYRVRGFTRDVKGKKHYIDHKINSIQDFLAKNIKSRYEMLDVNVYQENIFHTKMHLKEFDLDNYLFEEKAKNLSFKERMKIEARLKREIEELYHGRNLPE
- the crp gene encoding cAMP-activated global transcriptional regulator CRP, with product MSPGIPLVAPARTAASPLTPDNATLERFLAHSHRRRYPARADVFRPGDPAGTLYYVVSGSVSIITEEDDDRELVLGYFGSGEFVGEMGLFIESDRREVILRTRTQCELAEVSYERLHQLFLGTLSADAPKLLYAIGAQLSRRLLDTSRKASRLAFLDVTDRIIRTLHDLAREPEAMSHPQGTQLRVSRQELARLVGCSREMAGRVLKKLQADGALHARGKTVVLYGTR
- a CDS encoding peptidoglycan-binding protein encodes the protein MTSSDPGSRTSAKEPTMASQYTREQILDIIERQAQESGIPREDFLRFAYIETGGRFNPDASNPSGAKGLFQFMPGTAAQYGIAGREFDPAESTRAAAELYRDNLADITRRQSRSGHDFLSGQEAPSGLDLYLAHQQGAAGYASIQSAIATGEFTRDDTRRNILNNISARDVERLTGHTTDELRGLDDRELATAFSQYWNGKYAAISIPDRGIHASQPDAAVRERASPLADGVLQSGERGEEVRALQTSLNQLGFRDGQGAELETRSGIYGGRTQEAVRAFQTANQLEATGNADACTRDAIAQQLALPERERNRAQPVEAQTREGGLVWPTPGNHEINQADKPREGRGEFGTPRSGGRRHGGIDIEGNVGDPVVAVAGGTVVVRPNNEAAGNTVHVRHDDGSLTKYFHLDEFGVRNGQRVEAGQQIGTIGRTGNTPAQGDTHLHFEMWRNGRQVDPLPLLRGAERDAAIPARPTATEVLRDGASGAAVRELQQQLNQLGYRGADGRPLETISGRFGPQTEHALRAFQADRGLKVDGEYGDRSREALSAATHGTARDPAAAGVVPQARSEDAQRSFVDRMFAAMHGGDDRAMRQALDEYLKTPAAEAWRKESPTIEPSVTGRDPTGQAR
- a CDS encoding DUF4189 domain-containing protein, translating into MMRATVFLALLVLSVASYAQTACPQGVGPGDPRCGPGGSGGGGWDLPAGKVYTRWKATWGALAEDTAAGKVGTSTGHFSRRDARREAVGKCKAIGGSECKLIFTYKNSCAAVADPVDAVNSPMSVVQSAPTIDDASRRALEICSSKNGGSSCQVNYTNCTAPVLIHE